One region of Streptomyces capillispiralis genomic DNA includes:
- a CDS encoding BCCT family transporter, with protein MTQDQHSDKDQTAGPLPGSEAGLPGRGRPRTDRVVFGVTALLTLAFVLWGAVGTDSLENASTSMLGGLMHNGGWAFMLAASGFVVFALWLAASRYGRIHLGAEGEEPEFRTVSWVAMMFSAGMGIGLMFYGVSEPLGHYITPPPGTGPADSGDRMETAMATTLFHWTLHPWAIYAVVGLAIAYSTFRRRRRQTISAVFTPLIGSKNANGIGGRVIDMLAIVATVFGSAASLGLGALQIGSGVRELGWMEKVSTGLLVSIIAILTAAFVASAVSGVEKGIQWLSNTNMVLALVLALFVFVAGPTIVVLDLLPTSVFSYLGDLPQLAGRTEASGGEGVADWLGSWTVFYWAWWISWTPFVGMFIARISRGRTIRQFIGGVILVPSTVSLVWFAIFGGSAMKLQEQGRLGEEATPEGRLFAVLQEFPMATAASLLVMILVGIFFVSGADAASIVMGTLSQKGALEPGRLVVVFWGVLTGAVAAIMLIVGSGQGDALTGLQNLTILAAAPFVVVMVFMCVALMRDLRRDPLIVRGEMGSEAVELAVVQGHKKYDGEFELRIGPGRGPDVEGDPIGKH; from the coding sequence GTGACGCAGGACCAGCACAGTGACAAGGATCAGACGGCAGGCCCGTTGCCGGGCTCCGAAGCGGGCCTGCCCGGCCGGGGACGCCCCCGGACCGACCGGGTGGTGTTCGGCGTCACAGCGTTGCTCACCCTCGCGTTCGTGCTCTGGGGCGCCGTCGGGACCGACTCGCTGGAGAACGCCTCCACCAGCATGCTCGGCGGCCTGATGCACAACGGCGGCTGGGCGTTCATGCTGGCCGCCTCCGGCTTCGTCGTCTTCGCCCTCTGGCTCGCGGCCAGCCGCTACGGCCGGATCCACCTCGGCGCCGAGGGCGAGGAACCGGAGTTCCGCACCGTCTCCTGGGTCGCGATGATGTTCAGCGCGGGCATGGGGATCGGCCTGATGTTCTACGGCGTGAGCGAGCCGCTCGGGCACTACATCACGCCCCCGCCGGGCACCGGTCCGGCCGACTCCGGCGACCGCATGGAGACGGCCATGGCGACCACGCTCTTCCACTGGACGCTCCACCCCTGGGCCATCTACGCCGTGGTCGGGCTCGCCATCGCCTACAGCACCTTCCGCAGGCGCCGCCGGCAGACCATCAGCGCCGTCTTCACCCCGCTGATCGGCTCGAAGAACGCCAACGGCATCGGGGGCCGCGTCATCGACATGCTCGCCATCGTGGCGACCGTGTTCGGCTCGGCGGCCTCGCTGGGCCTGGGCGCGCTCCAGATCGGCTCCGGTGTGCGGGAGCTGGGCTGGATGGAGAAGGTGAGCACGGGGCTGCTGGTCAGCATCATCGCGATCCTGACCGCCGCGTTCGTCGCCTCCGCGGTCTCCGGGGTGGAGAAGGGCATCCAGTGGCTGTCCAACACCAACATGGTGCTGGCGCTGGTGCTCGCCCTGTTCGTGTTCGTGGCCGGTCCGACGATCGTCGTCCTCGACCTGCTGCCCACCTCGGTCTTCTCCTACCTGGGTGACCTCCCGCAGCTGGCCGGGCGCACCGAGGCCAGCGGCGGCGAGGGCGTCGCCGACTGGCTAGGCAGCTGGACCGTCTTCTACTGGGCGTGGTGGATCTCCTGGACGCCCTTCGTCGGCATGTTCATCGCCCGCATCAGCCGGGGCCGCACGATCCGTCAGTTCATCGGCGGCGTCATCCTGGTCCCCAGCACGGTCAGCCTGGTCTGGTTCGCGATCTTCGGCGGTTCCGCGATGAAGCTCCAGGAACAGGGGCGGCTCGGCGAGGAGGCCACGCCCGAGGGCCGGCTCTTCGCGGTGCTGCAGGAGTTCCCCATGGCCACGGCCGCGAGCCTGCTGGTGATGATCCTCGTCGGCATCTTCTTCGTCTCGGGCGCCGACGCGGCCTCGATCGTCATGGGCACCCTCTCGCAGAAGGGCGCCCTCGAACCGGGCCGCCTGGTCGTGGTGTTCTGGGGCGTGCTCACCGGCGCCGTGGCCGCGATCATGCTGATCGTCGGCAGCGGCCAGGGCGACGCGCTGACCGGCCTGCAGAACCTCACGATCCTCGCGGCGGCGCCGTTCGTCGTCGTGATGGTCTTCATGTGCGTGGCCCTCATGCGCGACCTGCGCCGCGACCCGCTCATCGTGCGCGGCGAGATGGGCTCCGAGGCGGTGGAGCTGGCCGTCGTCCAGGGACACAAGAAGTACGACGGCGAATTCGAACTCCGCATCGGCCCCGGCCGCGGCCCGGACGTGGAGGGCGACCCCATCGGCAAGCACTGA